A DNA window from Anastrepha obliqua isolate idAnaObli1 chromosome 5, idAnaObli1_1.0, whole genome shotgun sequence contains the following coding sequences:
- the LOC129247193 gene encoding probable phosphorylase b kinase regulatory subunit beta isoform X2 yields the protein MRELPKTLSITLPTPGSLATSGAPSSAGRQASLEDIHLDQFLKTSNYEDTVKQLDIYYGIVKRQLLRFQSPITGLFPVMSTDHEVGSVRDSVYCAAAVWSLYQAYRRIDDDRGKSYELGQSTVKCMRGILECWVKQARRVEVFKQRQSNQYALHSKFHLHTGEEVYPDDAYNHLQIDLVSLYIIFLVQMITSGLQIIYTQDEVAFVQNLVYYVERAYRIPDYGMWERGSKYNNGTPEIHASSIGMAKSALEAINGCNLFGEKGASWSVVYVDIDAHNRNRSIFETMLPRESSSKGVDSSLLLTLSFPAFASHEERLVEQTKHNVITRLRGKRGFKRFSRDGFLSKLEEKDRRYYHIGELKDFEGHECEWPLFYIEMIIDGVFKSNSEQIEEYQNELRNCLHTDVNGDPVVTMYYAPDGEGSYVRAPSQSLFLWGQSMFIIAQLLTAGLLHINELDPIRRYLPSYNRPRRGGRYSAFQAKPGTRPRIPLILDAKEGTATDLVVQIVLIAESQRLQAMMATYGIQTQTPHEVEPVQIWSSTELIKVYQHLGVNSKVGLSGRPGRPVGSLGTSKVYRICGMTVLCYPLIFEVSDFYLYRDMALLIDDIKTELQFVGKYWRLSGRPTVCLLIREEHMRDPQFKEMLDLLAMLKKGYCDGMKVRIGRLQNLISSSCIEHLDFINQSNLSDNENAFVQINHEYIGYQSLTDVPKAQTYVEQKISLDNFKNKPTHDIIETMRSTESIYCLCQLWGILLDREGANFEVNGLSVNQALTQLYHRAGSLRYWRAVRYCSSLLHHIVDSISPFITTVLVNGKELTVGVIGQKETNFDKPMTPAEIQNVMYTTVQPYNVIQAVLQQEVVLYCGRLIATNPSMFRGILKIRIGWVLEAMRLYLQMSGQESIDLENLSPYQVRILLQKVLTVSEWAAEEKLTTLQRRQLEGCLCRVPKHFYNKIWEILQRTQGITTQGHMLPAVPTLINMSRGEITFSLLVEETLMCIDCPERRQITVELLCIIATILNRNPELHFKQALDIDDILSEAFTMYCKDNNIECKNGNDMSPFYALIYTETTGYLARAAVNKVLQGGALSTLDENGFSNGGDQMHDETCHVS from the exons TAAAGCGGCAACTACTTCGCTTCCAAAGCCCCATAACGGGTCTTTTTCCCGTTATGAGCACCGATCATGAGGTGGGCTCTGTACGTGATAGTGTATATTGCGCAGCGGCCGTTTGGAGTTTATATCAAGCCTATCGCCGTATTGATGATGATCGCGGCAAATCGTATGAATTGGGTCAATCGACGGTGAAATGTATGCGCGGCATTCTGGAGTGCTGGGTAAAGCAGGCTCGTCGTGTGGAAGTTTTTAAACAGCGCCAATCGAATCAATATGCCTTGCATAGTAAATTTCATTTGCATACTGGTGAAGAAGTTTACCCAGATGATGCCTACAATCACCTACAAATCGACTTGGTATCGCTATATATAATCTTTTTGGTGCAAATGATCACATCTGGTTTGCAAATTATTTATACACAA GACGAAGTGGCCTTTGTGCAGAATCTGGTTTATTATGTTGAGCGCGCATATCGTATTCCCGACTACGGCATGTGGGAACGTGGCTCCAAATACAACAATGGTACACCAGAAATACACGCTTCGTCCATTG gcATGGCTAAATCTGCTTTGGAAGCCATCAACGGCTGTAATTTATTTGGCGAAAAGGGCGCCTCATGGAGTGTGGTGTATGTTGATATTGATGCGCATAATCGTAATCGCAGCATATTCGAAACAATGCTGCCCAGAGAATCAAGTTCTAAG GGCGTTGATTCTTCGCTGTTGCTTACATTATCCTTTCCCGCCTTTGCATCGCACGAAGAGCGCCTAGTGGAGCAAACCAAACATAATGTTATCACGCGCTTACGTGGAAAGCGTGGTTTTAAGCGCTTCAGCCGCGATGGTTTTCTTAGCAAATTGGAAGAAAAGGATAGACG tTATTACCACATTGGTGAACTTAAAGACTTCGAAGGTCACGAATGTGAGTGGCCActattttatatagaaatgaTCATTGATGGCGTTTTCAAGagcaattcagaacaaattgaAGAATATCAAAATGAATTGCGCAATTGCCTGCACACTGACGTGAATGGTGATCCGGTGGTTACTATGTATTATGCACCAGATGGTGAGGGATCCTATGTACGTGCACCATCACAATCGCTCTTTCTTTGGGGTCAGTCGATGTTTATTATAGCACAACTGCTTACTGCTGGTCTTTTGCATATCAACGAATTAGATCCAATACGCCGTTATTTACCCAGCTACAATCGTCCACGACGCGGTGGTCGCTACTCGGCCTTTCAG GCCAAACCGGGCACt AGACCGCGGATACCGCTAATACTGGATGCTAAGGAG GGCACTGCCACTGATCTGGTAGTCCAAATTGTTTTGATCGCTGAATCGCAACGTCTGCAGGCGATGATGGCAACCTATGgcatacaaacacaaacacCGCACGAG GTTGAACCTGTGCAAATTTGGTCTTCCACCGAACTGATCAAAGTTTATCAGCACTTGGGTGTAAATAGCAAAGTTGGCCTATCTGGTCGTCCCGGACGCCCAGTGGGGTCATTGGGCACTAGCAAAGTCTATCGGATCTGTGGCATGACCGTTTTATGCTACCCACTCATCTTTGAAGTGTCCGATTTCTATTTGTATCGTGACATGGCGCTGCTGATCGATGATATTAAAACGGAACTGCAATTTGTCGGCAAATATTGGCGTCTCTCTGGCCGTCCCACCGTCTGCTTGCTCATACGCGAAGAGCATATGCGTGATCCGCAATTCAAAGAAATGCTTGATTTGTTGGCAATGCTGAAAAAAGGCTATTGCGATGGTATGAAGGTACGCATAGGACGTTTGCAGAATTTGATAAGTAGCTCATGCATTG aaCATCTCGATTTTATAAATCAGAGCAACTTGTCAGACAATGAAAATGCTTTTGTGCAGATCAATCATGAGTATATCGGCTATCAGTCGCTGACAGATGTGCCTAAAGCCCAGACATATGTTGAACAGAAAATTTCATTAGAC AATTTTAAGAACAAGCCTACCCACGATATCATTGAAACCATGCGTAGCACCGAGTCCATTTATTGCCTCTGCCAACTGTGGGGAATTCTACTGGATCGCGAAGGTGCTAATTTCGAAGTAAATGGCCTGAGCGTAAACCAAGCGCTCACACAACTCTATCATCGTGCCGGTTCTTTGCGCTATTGGCGTGCAGTGCGCTACTGTTCCTCTTTATTACATCACATTGTCGATTCGATTAGTCCTTTCATCACCACTGTGTTGGTGAATGGCAAGGAGTTAACTGTGGGTGTCATTGGACAAAAAGAGACGAATTTTGATAAACCAATGACACCGGCAGAGATACAAAATGTGATGTATACGACAGTGCAGCCGTACAATGTAATACAGGCAGTGCTGCAACAGGAAGTGGTATTGTACTGTGGTCGTCTGATCGCCACAAATCCGTCCATGTTTAGGGGCATATTGAAA atACGAATTGGTTGGGTATTGGAAGCTATGCGCCTCTACCTGCAAATGTCTGGGCAGGAATCGATTGATTTGGAAAATCTTTCGCCTTATCAAGTGCGTATACTCCTGCAAAAAGTGCTGACTGTAAGCGAATGGGCAGCTGAGGAAAA GCTCACTACTTTACAACGTCGCCAATTGGAAGGTTGCCTTTGTCGCGTGCCGAAACATTTCTACAATAAGATTTGGGAAATTCTACAACGTACACAAGGAATTACAACGCAAGGACATATGCTGCCCGCGGTACCAACATTAATAAATATGAGTCGTGGTGAAATCACTTTCTCACTATTGGTGGAAGAAACGCTAATGTGCATAGACTGCCCAGAAAGACGACAAATTACCGTGGAGCTTTTGTGCATTATAGCGACGATATTGAATCG CAATCCGGAATTGCATTTCAAACAAGCGTTGGATATCGATGACATACTCAGCGAAGCGTTCACTATGTATTGCAAG GATAACAATATCGAGTGCAAGAATGGCAATGACATGAGTCCTTTCTATGCCCTCATTTATACCGAAACCACCGGTTATCTAGCGCGGGCTGCTGTTAATAAAGTGTTACAAGGTGGAGCTTTGTCCACATTAGATGAGAATGGTTTCTCAAATGGTGGCGACCAAATGCATGACGAAACTTGTCATGTTTCGTAA
- the LOC129247193 gene encoding probable phosphorylase b kinase regulatory subunit beta isoform X1 gives MRELPKTLSITLPTPGSLATSGAPSSAGRQASLEDIHLDQFLKTSNYEDTVKQLDIYYGIVKRQLLRFQSPITGLFPVMSTDHEVGSVRDSVYCAAAVWSLYQAYRRIDDDRGKSYELGQSTVKCMRGILECWVKQARRVEVFKQRQSNQYALHSKFHLHTGEEVYPDDAYNHLQIDLVSLYIIFLVQMITSGLQIIYTQDEVAFVQNLVYYVERAYRIPDYGMWERGSKYNNGTPEIHASSIGMAKSALEAINGCNLFGEKGASWSVVYVDIDAHNRNRSIFETMLPRESSSKGVDSSLLLTLSFPAFASHEERLVEQTKHNVITRLRGKRGFKRFSRDGFLSKLEEKDRRYYHIGELKDFEGHECEWPLFYIEMIIDGVFKSNSEQIEEYQNELRNCLHTDVNGDPVVTMYYAPDGEGSYVRAPSQSLFLWGQSMFIIAQLLTAGLLHINELDPIRRYLPSYNRPRRGGRYSAFQGKAIDDKHTRPRIPLILDAKEGTATDLVVQIVLIAESQRLQAMMATYGIQTQTPHEVEPVQIWSSTELIKVYQHLGVNSKVGLSGRPGRPVGSLGTSKVYRICGMTVLCYPLIFEVSDFYLYRDMALLIDDIKTELQFVGKYWRLSGRPTVCLLIREEHMRDPQFKEMLDLLAMLKKGYCDGMKVRIGRLQNLISSSCIEHLDFINQSNLSDNENAFVQINHEYIGYQSLTDVPKAQTYVEQKISLDNFKNKPTHDIIETMRSTESIYCLCQLWGILLDREGANFEVNGLSVNQALTQLYHRAGSLRYWRAVRYCSSLLHHIVDSISPFITTVLVNGKELTVGVIGQKETNFDKPMTPAEIQNVMYTTVQPYNVIQAVLQQEVVLYCGRLIATNPSMFRGILKIRIGWVLEAMRLYLQMSGQESIDLENLSPYQVRILLQKVLTVSEWAAEEKLTTLQRRQLEGCLCRVPKHFYNKIWEILQRTQGITTQGHMLPAVPTLINMSRGEITFSLLVEETLMCIDCPERRQITVELLCIIATILNRNPELHFKQALDIDDILSEAFTMYCKDNNIECKNGNDMSPFYALIYTETTGYLARAAVNKVLQGGALSTLDENGFSNGGDQMHDETCHVS, from the exons TAAAGCGGCAACTACTTCGCTTCCAAAGCCCCATAACGGGTCTTTTTCCCGTTATGAGCACCGATCATGAGGTGGGCTCTGTACGTGATAGTGTATATTGCGCAGCGGCCGTTTGGAGTTTATATCAAGCCTATCGCCGTATTGATGATGATCGCGGCAAATCGTATGAATTGGGTCAATCGACGGTGAAATGTATGCGCGGCATTCTGGAGTGCTGGGTAAAGCAGGCTCGTCGTGTGGAAGTTTTTAAACAGCGCCAATCGAATCAATATGCCTTGCATAGTAAATTTCATTTGCATACTGGTGAAGAAGTTTACCCAGATGATGCCTACAATCACCTACAAATCGACTTGGTATCGCTATATATAATCTTTTTGGTGCAAATGATCACATCTGGTTTGCAAATTATTTATACACAA GACGAAGTGGCCTTTGTGCAGAATCTGGTTTATTATGTTGAGCGCGCATATCGTATTCCCGACTACGGCATGTGGGAACGTGGCTCCAAATACAACAATGGTACACCAGAAATACACGCTTCGTCCATTG gcATGGCTAAATCTGCTTTGGAAGCCATCAACGGCTGTAATTTATTTGGCGAAAAGGGCGCCTCATGGAGTGTGGTGTATGTTGATATTGATGCGCATAATCGTAATCGCAGCATATTCGAAACAATGCTGCCCAGAGAATCAAGTTCTAAG GGCGTTGATTCTTCGCTGTTGCTTACATTATCCTTTCCCGCCTTTGCATCGCACGAAGAGCGCCTAGTGGAGCAAACCAAACATAATGTTATCACGCGCTTACGTGGAAAGCGTGGTTTTAAGCGCTTCAGCCGCGATGGTTTTCTTAGCAAATTGGAAGAAAAGGATAGACG tTATTACCACATTGGTGAACTTAAAGACTTCGAAGGTCACGAATGTGAGTGGCCActattttatatagaaatgaTCATTGATGGCGTTTTCAAGagcaattcagaacaaattgaAGAATATCAAAATGAATTGCGCAATTGCCTGCACACTGACGTGAATGGTGATCCGGTGGTTACTATGTATTATGCACCAGATGGTGAGGGATCCTATGTACGTGCACCATCACAATCGCTCTTTCTTTGGGGTCAGTCGATGTTTATTATAGCACAACTGCTTACTGCTGGTCTTTTGCATATCAACGAATTAGATCCAATACGCCGTTATTTACCCAGCTACAATCGTCCACGACGCGGTGGTCGCTACTCGGCCTTTCAG GGAAAAGCCATCGATGACAAACATACC AGACCGCGGATACCGCTAATACTGGATGCTAAGGAG GGCACTGCCACTGATCTGGTAGTCCAAATTGTTTTGATCGCTGAATCGCAACGTCTGCAGGCGATGATGGCAACCTATGgcatacaaacacaaacacCGCACGAG GTTGAACCTGTGCAAATTTGGTCTTCCACCGAACTGATCAAAGTTTATCAGCACTTGGGTGTAAATAGCAAAGTTGGCCTATCTGGTCGTCCCGGACGCCCAGTGGGGTCATTGGGCACTAGCAAAGTCTATCGGATCTGTGGCATGACCGTTTTATGCTACCCACTCATCTTTGAAGTGTCCGATTTCTATTTGTATCGTGACATGGCGCTGCTGATCGATGATATTAAAACGGAACTGCAATTTGTCGGCAAATATTGGCGTCTCTCTGGCCGTCCCACCGTCTGCTTGCTCATACGCGAAGAGCATATGCGTGATCCGCAATTCAAAGAAATGCTTGATTTGTTGGCAATGCTGAAAAAAGGCTATTGCGATGGTATGAAGGTACGCATAGGACGTTTGCAGAATTTGATAAGTAGCTCATGCATTG aaCATCTCGATTTTATAAATCAGAGCAACTTGTCAGACAATGAAAATGCTTTTGTGCAGATCAATCATGAGTATATCGGCTATCAGTCGCTGACAGATGTGCCTAAAGCCCAGACATATGTTGAACAGAAAATTTCATTAGAC AATTTTAAGAACAAGCCTACCCACGATATCATTGAAACCATGCGTAGCACCGAGTCCATTTATTGCCTCTGCCAACTGTGGGGAATTCTACTGGATCGCGAAGGTGCTAATTTCGAAGTAAATGGCCTGAGCGTAAACCAAGCGCTCACACAACTCTATCATCGTGCCGGTTCTTTGCGCTATTGGCGTGCAGTGCGCTACTGTTCCTCTTTATTACATCACATTGTCGATTCGATTAGTCCTTTCATCACCACTGTGTTGGTGAATGGCAAGGAGTTAACTGTGGGTGTCATTGGACAAAAAGAGACGAATTTTGATAAACCAATGACACCGGCAGAGATACAAAATGTGATGTATACGACAGTGCAGCCGTACAATGTAATACAGGCAGTGCTGCAACAGGAAGTGGTATTGTACTGTGGTCGTCTGATCGCCACAAATCCGTCCATGTTTAGGGGCATATTGAAA atACGAATTGGTTGGGTATTGGAAGCTATGCGCCTCTACCTGCAAATGTCTGGGCAGGAATCGATTGATTTGGAAAATCTTTCGCCTTATCAAGTGCGTATACTCCTGCAAAAAGTGCTGACTGTAAGCGAATGGGCAGCTGAGGAAAA GCTCACTACTTTACAACGTCGCCAATTGGAAGGTTGCCTTTGTCGCGTGCCGAAACATTTCTACAATAAGATTTGGGAAATTCTACAACGTACACAAGGAATTACAACGCAAGGACATATGCTGCCCGCGGTACCAACATTAATAAATATGAGTCGTGGTGAAATCACTTTCTCACTATTGGTGGAAGAAACGCTAATGTGCATAGACTGCCCAGAAAGACGACAAATTACCGTGGAGCTTTTGTGCATTATAGCGACGATATTGAATCG CAATCCGGAATTGCATTTCAAACAAGCGTTGGATATCGATGACATACTCAGCGAAGCGTTCACTATGTATTGCAAG GATAACAATATCGAGTGCAAGAATGGCAATGACATGAGTCCTTTCTATGCCCTCATTTATACCGAAACCACCGGTTATCTAGCGCGGGCTGCTGTTAATAAAGTGTTACAAGGTGGAGCTTTGTCCACATTAGATGAGAATGGTTTCTCAAATGGTGGCGACCAAATGCATGACGAAACTTGTCATGTTTCGTAA
- the LOC129247193 gene encoding probable phosphorylase b kinase regulatory subunit beta isoform X3, which translates to MRELPKTLSITLPTPGSLATSGAPSSAGRQASLEDIHLDQFLKTSNYEDTVKQLDIYYGIVKRQLLRFQSPITGLFPVMSTDHEVGSVRDSVYCAAAVWSLYQAYRRIDDDRGKSYELGQSTVKCMRGILECWVKQARRVEVFKQRQSNQYALHSKFHLHTGEEVYPDDAYNHLQIDLVSLYIIFLVQMITSGLQIIYTQDEVAFVQNLVYYVERAYRIPDYGMWERGSKYNNGTPEIHASSIGMAKSALEAINGCNLFGEKGASWSVVYVDIDAHNRNRSIFETMLPRESSSKGVDSSLLLTLSFPAFASHEERLVEQTKHNVITRLRGKRGFKRFSRDGFLSKLEEKDRRYYHIGELKDFEGHECEWPLFYIEMIIDGVFKSNSEQIEEYQNELRNCLHTDVNGDPVVTMYYAPDGEGSYVRAPSQSLFLWGQSMFIIAQLLTAGLLHINELDPIRRYLPSYNRPRRGGRYSAFQGKAIDDKHTGTATDLVVQIVLIAESQRLQAMMATYGIQTQTPHEVEPVQIWSSTELIKVYQHLGVNSKVGLSGRPGRPVGSLGTSKVYRICGMTVLCYPLIFEVSDFYLYRDMALLIDDIKTELQFVGKYWRLSGRPTVCLLIREEHMRDPQFKEMLDLLAMLKKGYCDGMKVRIGRLQNLISSSCIEHLDFINQSNLSDNENAFVQINHEYIGYQSLTDVPKAQTYVEQKISLDNFKNKPTHDIIETMRSTESIYCLCQLWGILLDREGANFEVNGLSVNQALTQLYHRAGSLRYWRAVRYCSSLLHHIVDSISPFITTVLVNGKELTVGVIGQKETNFDKPMTPAEIQNVMYTTVQPYNVIQAVLQQEVVLYCGRLIATNPSMFRGILKIRIGWVLEAMRLYLQMSGQESIDLENLSPYQVRILLQKVLTVSEWAAEEKLTTLQRRQLEGCLCRVPKHFYNKIWEILQRTQGITTQGHMLPAVPTLINMSRGEITFSLLVEETLMCIDCPERRQITVELLCIIATILNRNPELHFKQALDIDDILSEAFTMYCKDNNIECKNGNDMSPFYALIYTETTGYLARAAVNKVLQGGALSTLDENGFSNGGDQMHDETCHVS; encoded by the exons TAAAGCGGCAACTACTTCGCTTCCAAAGCCCCATAACGGGTCTTTTTCCCGTTATGAGCACCGATCATGAGGTGGGCTCTGTACGTGATAGTGTATATTGCGCAGCGGCCGTTTGGAGTTTATATCAAGCCTATCGCCGTATTGATGATGATCGCGGCAAATCGTATGAATTGGGTCAATCGACGGTGAAATGTATGCGCGGCATTCTGGAGTGCTGGGTAAAGCAGGCTCGTCGTGTGGAAGTTTTTAAACAGCGCCAATCGAATCAATATGCCTTGCATAGTAAATTTCATTTGCATACTGGTGAAGAAGTTTACCCAGATGATGCCTACAATCACCTACAAATCGACTTGGTATCGCTATATATAATCTTTTTGGTGCAAATGATCACATCTGGTTTGCAAATTATTTATACACAA GACGAAGTGGCCTTTGTGCAGAATCTGGTTTATTATGTTGAGCGCGCATATCGTATTCCCGACTACGGCATGTGGGAACGTGGCTCCAAATACAACAATGGTACACCAGAAATACACGCTTCGTCCATTG gcATGGCTAAATCTGCTTTGGAAGCCATCAACGGCTGTAATTTATTTGGCGAAAAGGGCGCCTCATGGAGTGTGGTGTATGTTGATATTGATGCGCATAATCGTAATCGCAGCATATTCGAAACAATGCTGCCCAGAGAATCAAGTTCTAAG GGCGTTGATTCTTCGCTGTTGCTTACATTATCCTTTCCCGCCTTTGCATCGCACGAAGAGCGCCTAGTGGAGCAAACCAAACATAATGTTATCACGCGCTTACGTGGAAAGCGTGGTTTTAAGCGCTTCAGCCGCGATGGTTTTCTTAGCAAATTGGAAGAAAAGGATAGACG tTATTACCACATTGGTGAACTTAAAGACTTCGAAGGTCACGAATGTGAGTGGCCActattttatatagaaatgaTCATTGATGGCGTTTTCAAGagcaattcagaacaaattgaAGAATATCAAAATGAATTGCGCAATTGCCTGCACACTGACGTGAATGGTGATCCGGTGGTTACTATGTATTATGCACCAGATGGTGAGGGATCCTATGTACGTGCACCATCACAATCGCTCTTTCTTTGGGGTCAGTCGATGTTTATTATAGCACAACTGCTTACTGCTGGTCTTTTGCATATCAACGAATTAGATCCAATACGCCGTTATTTACCCAGCTACAATCGTCCACGACGCGGTGGTCGCTACTCGGCCTTTCAG GGAAAAGCCATCGATGACAAACATACC GGCACTGCCACTGATCTGGTAGTCCAAATTGTTTTGATCGCTGAATCGCAACGTCTGCAGGCGATGATGGCAACCTATGgcatacaaacacaaacacCGCACGAG GTTGAACCTGTGCAAATTTGGTCTTCCACCGAACTGATCAAAGTTTATCAGCACTTGGGTGTAAATAGCAAAGTTGGCCTATCTGGTCGTCCCGGACGCCCAGTGGGGTCATTGGGCACTAGCAAAGTCTATCGGATCTGTGGCATGACCGTTTTATGCTACCCACTCATCTTTGAAGTGTCCGATTTCTATTTGTATCGTGACATGGCGCTGCTGATCGATGATATTAAAACGGAACTGCAATTTGTCGGCAAATATTGGCGTCTCTCTGGCCGTCCCACCGTCTGCTTGCTCATACGCGAAGAGCATATGCGTGATCCGCAATTCAAAGAAATGCTTGATTTGTTGGCAATGCTGAAAAAAGGCTATTGCGATGGTATGAAGGTACGCATAGGACGTTTGCAGAATTTGATAAGTAGCTCATGCATTG aaCATCTCGATTTTATAAATCAGAGCAACTTGTCAGACAATGAAAATGCTTTTGTGCAGATCAATCATGAGTATATCGGCTATCAGTCGCTGACAGATGTGCCTAAAGCCCAGACATATGTTGAACAGAAAATTTCATTAGAC AATTTTAAGAACAAGCCTACCCACGATATCATTGAAACCATGCGTAGCACCGAGTCCATTTATTGCCTCTGCCAACTGTGGGGAATTCTACTGGATCGCGAAGGTGCTAATTTCGAAGTAAATGGCCTGAGCGTAAACCAAGCGCTCACACAACTCTATCATCGTGCCGGTTCTTTGCGCTATTGGCGTGCAGTGCGCTACTGTTCCTCTTTATTACATCACATTGTCGATTCGATTAGTCCTTTCATCACCACTGTGTTGGTGAATGGCAAGGAGTTAACTGTGGGTGTCATTGGACAAAAAGAGACGAATTTTGATAAACCAATGACACCGGCAGAGATACAAAATGTGATGTATACGACAGTGCAGCCGTACAATGTAATACAGGCAGTGCTGCAACAGGAAGTGGTATTGTACTGTGGTCGTCTGATCGCCACAAATCCGTCCATGTTTAGGGGCATATTGAAA atACGAATTGGTTGGGTATTGGAAGCTATGCGCCTCTACCTGCAAATGTCTGGGCAGGAATCGATTGATTTGGAAAATCTTTCGCCTTATCAAGTGCGTATACTCCTGCAAAAAGTGCTGACTGTAAGCGAATGGGCAGCTGAGGAAAA GCTCACTACTTTACAACGTCGCCAATTGGAAGGTTGCCTTTGTCGCGTGCCGAAACATTTCTACAATAAGATTTGGGAAATTCTACAACGTACACAAGGAATTACAACGCAAGGACATATGCTGCCCGCGGTACCAACATTAATAAATATGAGTCGTGGTGAAATCACTTTCTCACTATTGGTGGAAGAAACGCTAATGTGCATAGACTGCCCAGAAAGACGACAAATTACCGTGGAGCTTTTGTGCATTATAGCGACGATATTGAATCG CAATCCGGAATTGCATTTCAAACAAGCGTTGGATATCGATGACATACTCAGCGAAGCGTTCACTATGTATTGCAAG GATAACAATATCGAGTGCAAGAATGGCAATGACATGAGTCCTTTCTATGCCCTCATTTATACCGAAACCACCGGTTATCTAGCGCGGGCTGCTGTTAATAAAGTGTTACAAGGTGGAGCTTTGTCCACATTAGATGAGAATGGTTTCTCAAATGGTGGCGACCAAATGCATGACGAAACTTGTCATGTTTCGTAA